Proteins encoded by one window of Blautia faecicola:
- the hxsC gene encoding His-Xaa-Ser system radical SAM maturase HxsC produces the protein MITKLEKYSGKYKIVSLAFDQVSRDDLLEDNIDLLYISEKDIKLYPENIVVSEDKDVIDKLGHVHNYDVYELWENGKLSEYYDDSSLDNYFFVTAKCNSNCIMCPSPDVSRQKGGSTSVDTLIEIAKHIPADAPHLTITGGEPFLIGPDIFRFLKFLRDKFEYTEFLFLTNGRIFAIESYVQRFMENAPENSIVAIPVHGSTAATHDMITQTKGSFEQTILGIKRLLKAGIHIEVRIVVSGMNSNDIKNIAWLIAREIPKVDYVSIMAMEMTGSARINRDKVWIPYGKAALAAEEAVLVLMENGIDVKLYNFPLCVVKKEFWTLCEKSISPGKVRYAEKCEKCKMKNACGGVFAGTISMEKGELSAII, from the coding sequence ATGATTACAAAGCTGGAGAAATATAGTGGAAAATATAAAATAGTATCTTTAGCTTTTGATCAGGTATCAAGAGATGATTTACTTGAAGATAATATAGATCTACTGTATATATCCGAGAAGGATATAAAATTATATCCGGAAAATATTGTGGTATCAGAAGATAAAGATGTAATTGATAAACTCGGACATGTACATAATTATGATGTATATGAACTTTGGGAAAATGGAAAATTGTCGGAATATTATGATGACAGTTCTTTGGATAATTATTTTTTTGTAACCGCAAAATGCAATTCTAATTGTATTATGTGTCCTTCACCTGATGTTTCTCGTCAGAAGGGTGGAAGTACCAGCGTGGATACTCTCATAGAAATAGCAAAACATATACCGGCAGATGCACCGCACCTTACAATCACAGGTGGAGAGCCATTTCTGATAGGCCCCGATATATTCCGATTTTTGAAATTCCTTCGTGATAAATTCGAGTATACAGAATTTCTATTTTTAACGAATGGAAGAATATTTGCTATCGAATCATATGTACAAAGATTTATGGAAAATGCGCCGGAAAATAGTATTGTCGCAATACCTGTTCATGGATCTACGGCAGCAACACATGATATGATAACGCAAACAAAGGGAAGTTTTGAACAGACTATACTTGGAATAAAAAGATTGTTGAAAGCAGGAATTCATATTGAAGTAAGGATTGTTGTAAGTGGAATGAATAGCAATGATATTAAAAATATTGCTTGGTTGATTGCTCGGGAAATTCCCAAAGTAGATTATGTCAGCATTATGGCAATGGAGATGACCGGAAGTGCAAGGATTAATCGGGATAAAGTTTGGATACCGTATGGAAAAGCTGCATTAGCAGCAGAAGAGGCAGTATTGGTGCTGATGGAAAATGGAATTGATGTGAAATTATATAATTTTCCATTATGTGTTGTCAAAAAGGAATTTTGGACTCTGTGTGAAAAAAGTATATCTCCAGGTAAAGTAAGATATGCTGAAAAATGTGAAAAATGTAAAATGAAAAATGCCTGCGGTGGGGTATTTGCAGGAACGATTTCAATGGAAAAGGGAGAATTAAGTGCGATTATATGA